Within Candidatus Taylorbacteria bacterium, the genomic segment ATGCTCCTGGGCCAGGTGGCGATCTTGTGAACTTCGGGAACTTTTCGATTTCTTTTGAGGTAACCTCATCCGAAAATCTATTCATCCGAAGCGAAGACTACAGCCAGTATAATCACAACTTCCCCATCGCGACTCTTCAACTGGATCTTAATAGCTTTTATGATCCGGTGCAGACTCTCATGAATTCTGGGAGTGAAATTGGAGACACATCGGAATGGTATGTCGTACCCGAGGGACAACGCCGAATCTTCCAGGTCGTTTTGGAAAATTTCGTTGCTCCGCAAACGGGATTGTATTCGTTGGGACTCAACTTTTTTGAAATCACACATGATCCAGAAGGAGGTGACCTTTCATACTTGATTTTGGATGAACATGTATTTCGAACGGACCAGCTCTATCTTTCTCAAGTTGTCCCTGAACCGAGTTCAATAATCATCCTTTTCATCGGAGGCATTGCTCTTGTGGCCCATAGACGGCGTTGAGCCG encodes:
- a CDS encoding PEP-CTERM sorting domain-containing protein codes for the protein MKTSSFRLISLVLLLTLPDVARAQEFGLVSTHTSIHYAPGPGGDLVNFGNFSISFEVTSSENLFIRSEDYSQYNHNFPIATLQLDLNSFYDPVQTLMNSGSEIGDTSEWYVVPEGQRRIFQVVLENFVAPQTGLYSLGLNFFEITHDPEGGDLSYLILDEHVFRTDQLYLSQVVPEPSSIIILFIGGIALVAHRRR